The DNA segment AAAATTAATATCAGCACTTTCAAGACATTTCGATGAGTCTAATGGAACTAATTACAGTGAAGGCTATTATGAATGGGAAAAAGGGTGGATAGACAAAAAATGGATCGATTATGAACCAAGTGCCTTAGAGATTAAAAAAATGCAAGAATTGAATAAAAAAATAAACCAAGAATTAAACTTTAGAAATAAGAAAAGAAAAATTTCTACATTACAAACAGGTCAAATGAGACTTTTAAAAGCAATAAAAAACCTTGATCATGATTTCTAACACAAGATAATAAGTGTAATGTAGTTAATCGAAATATATCTAAATTTACAATGGTAAACATCGGTGACAACTTACAAATATTAACTATTATTAACTTATTTATACTTGCTTGCATAGTCAATTGTTGCAATATTATGTGAATATTCGGTTTTGACGTTGAATATAATAAAATTGTTTAAAAATATTTACAAAATTAAAAAAATAAAATAATATTATAAACAGATATAAATGCGGTAGAAAGCATTCTATCAACAGTCCCCAACACTCCTATCAATCCTCTCCAAAACAAGACATAGGAGTAGGGACTTTCTTTTCTTATATTCTAAATAAAATCTATTCTTAACAAAAGAGATTTCAAATTAAGCATACAACATGTCTATCTTAATTCCCAATATATTCAAAAATTTTTTAGTATAAAAATGTAACCCTCAAAAAATTATAGTTAAGACTTCTTATCCACATCCCCCAAATAAATATAAGGCAAATTATAAATGTTTCACTTGTAAATAAGCTATCATTAAAGTGGTAAATACTTATACGGCTCGAAATCCCAAAGTTATTGATAAGCATTGGTACATCTATTTAAAATTTTGAGGAAAAAATATTAGCAATATTTTAGAAAAACTTGAAATGGTTAATTTTTGAACTAATAATTGATTATTAAATATTCTCCTTTTTTAAAATTAAAAGAATTTATTATCAATATTTACTTCATACCATACATTCTTTTAAATAATCCCCTTCCCCAAGGGGTTTTCTTTTTATTTGTATAATGGGAGGAAATTGTTTATTTCGTACACACCTTATTCACTCAAAGAATTTTAATTAGAACATTTTATCTGCAGGTATTTTTTAGAAATCCTTTTGTACTCCAAGTAGGAATACATATCAATTTTAATAATCTTTACTTACCAAGAGACAATTAAAGATTTCTAATTTTGACAAATAATTACTTGATTTTAGTACCCATTCATTTTCTGAAAAATTTTGGGGAATAAGGTGATATTTTTATTTATAAAGGCAGTGTTTCTGTTATTTAATTTAAATACACATACCTTAAATTCCTTTGACTTTAAGGCAGTATGAGTGTGTTTTACTTAGTATTTAGTAATGACTTTAAGATGACCCAATAAGTAAGTATAATCTTATGATGATATTAATCTTTTTGCGAAATTTATAACGCCTTAACAAAAGGTTTCCTTTGGTGAGAGAATGACCTTTATTTCTTGTTGATCTCGTTGGGACTACTGAAAAATAACATGTTATGTTAATTATTTGTACAAATTTTTTTATTTTTAGTTCAAAAAGTTTGCTTATTTGATATAGAGAGTCTTTTTTGTCTTTATTATTATTGTCAGTATAAGTTTAGTTTATTATGTTTGTTTTTATGTTCTTCCTTTCAAATTTCGGATATTACAAAGGCTCTTAGGTTTTTAGGAAACTTCTTAAGTTTATACTTGTAGTTATTTTTTTCCTCTTTGTTCTGGCTTATGTATTAATTTTTTCATTTCTTTGTTTTGTTTTACTCTTATATTTTGACCGTTTTTTGTTGTTTACCTTTGTGTAACATGTATTTTCCCAATATCTTTTCTACTGTTTGCTGTTGTTCATCCCTTTTTATTCTCATTTTTTTCTTATTATTTATATTATTATTTATATTATTATTTATATTATTATATACACTGCTATTTTTTGTTCTATTTTTTTGTTCCGTTTTATTTTTGATTTTTTCCTGTTTGCTTAGTTTATATATGATATTGAATGTTCTTTCTAATAGTTCTTCTGTTGAATTGAGTATTTGCTTTAATATTTGATATGCGTTTATTTTTGGCATGTACTTTATTTTTGAGCCTTTGTATTCCCCAAGTCTTATTATGAATGTTTTTATTACATTGTTTTTTTTGAGGAAGCCCAAATCTTTTTGTAATGTTTTCATTTTAATGACCGCATAACCTTCTTTTTTTAAAAAAAAGTTAGCCAAGTTAAGTATGTCTTGTTGGTTATATCCTAACTTATTTTTGTTTAGATATTTTAAGATGGAAATTAGTTTTATTAGTCTAACTTGATTTTTCTTGAGTTTGCTGTTATTATATAAAAAGAAATTTAAATTTTTCATCGATTTATCCTTTATTTCAGTTTGTTTAAGACCTTGATTTTTAGGTCTTTTTTGTCTCTATGTTTAAAAAACAAAATCAACATAATTTATATATATACTAAAAAAGTTATTTTGTCAATTTGATTTACAAAATGATGTTCATAGTTTATAATAAATTTAGTTATATTAGACAATAATTTGTGCTATTAATGAAAACTTATTTAGGAGATAAAATGTTGTGCGAATTACATTAAATTTTTTAAATTCTTTAAAAAATTTGAAAGAATTTTCAAAGGAGATGGGATATAGTGATTCTTCTTATCTTTCGAGATATATAAAAAAAAATAAAATTGAAGGTGTAATTTCTTCTAAAGACTTGTTTTTTAAGAAAAGGGAGTTGCTTTTAAGTGAAGAGGCCCAAAATCTTATTAAAGGCAAGCTAAAGAAAGAATGGCAAAAAGGTAGTTGAGTTTGGCAGAGACAACAGATTTGAAAAAATTTTTCATTGAATATGAGGGAAAAAAATATTATACTCCTCTTTTTTTGGCTAAAATTAATAATATTTCTTATTTTACAATAAAAAATAAGATTAAAAAGCTCAATATCTCAATTAAAGCAAAAGATATTGGTGTTGTTAATTCTTTGTCTGAGGAACTTTTAATTGCTGAAGATA comes from the Borrelia turicatae 91E135 genome and includes:
- a CDS encoding plasmid maintenance protein, coding for MKNLNFFLYNNSKLKKNQVRLIKLISILKYLNKNKLGYNQQDILNLANFFLKKEGYAVIKMKTLQKDLGFLKKNNVIKTFIIRLGEYKGSKIKYMPKINAYQILKQILNSTEELLERTFNIIYKLSKQEKIKNKTEQKNRTKNSSVYNNINNNINNNINNKKKMRIKRDEQQQTVEKILGKYMLHKGKQQKTVKI